The Verrucomicrobiia bacterium sequence GTCAGGTTTTTATTTTATGCTCCGACAGAAAAGGTCCCATACCTTTCAAAGGGTCGGCCTGTTCCAGTTGAGGGGCTGGACGGACTGTAAGCCCACTACAGTCAAGAAATAGTCGCCGAAAGTTAGTCGCGAAGAAGAGCAAAAGCCCATATGGGCTTTTGGGGCAGCTTGGTTCGCTGGGGTCGGCAAATTACCTGCCAAGCAAGAGGCATGGAAGGTCGCGAGCCGAGCGTAACAACCTATTCCGGCTGAAAAGCCGGAGCGGGAGGCAGGTTGCCAATGCGGGCAGCATTGGCGGATGGCTCGAAAACGCCGCCGTTTACCGGAGGCGTTGAAAAAAACGGGGGCGAAATGCGGATCGGCGGGCCGGCCGACAATTTCCTTTTTGCCGGTTCTTCCGCTCTCCTATTACTCGTCGCCAATCTTTTCCCCAACTACTGGTATCTTTCCTTTTTTGCCTTAGTCCCCTTTCTCTATCGCATCATCCGGTTGGACGCCTTGAGCACCCTCCAGCTCGGCCTCTTTTTCGGCTTCAGTTTCTTTTCCATCTGGAAACTCTCCGACTTATTGGTCGCTCCGCTTATAACTGTGCTCACCATCTCTTTGGGCACTGTCCTTTTCGCCCTATTCGCTTGGGCCGTCGCCCGCGCCAAGGAACACTTCGGCTTCAACCCACTTTTTGTGGCTCTGTTCTGGGTCGGTTTCGAACTCTGCCTTCTCAAATTAGGCGTTTTTTCCGTAGGGGCGGGGTCTCCCCGCCCGTTCGTGGGGGAGGCGCCGTTTTTCCACGGCCTTTCCGTCCTGTTCGGCTTTCTGGCCGTCTCTTTCGTAATCGTTTTAGTCAATTCCATCCTCGTTTTCGCCATCGAAAAAGCCATATCACTAACAAAAGCCCGGGGGCAGGGAGCATGGGAATGCGAAAGCGTATGGGACCTTGCTCCCCAACCCGGGCTTTTTGCCCAAAAAGTTTATCCTACTCCACAAAACCGCGGACCGCCGCTAGTTCTTATGCGGTAGGTGGAATAGATTTTATTGATCAACTGATTACGTTTAATAAAAAGGAGAAACGTATGCTTAGGCAACGGATATTGAAATTGGCGGTGCTGTTGACTTTGTGCACGGTCGTATTCGTGGGTCAAGCTCTTGCGGTCAAGATTCGGGTTACGTTACACGGTACCCAAACGGTAACCGCACAGGGTGACCTCACCTTTAACAACGTTCCACTTGCGGGGGGTGCTTTTAACCTCACAGCTCCCGGTGGCGGTCCGGTATCTGTAGAGTTGGATGTGGCCAATGTGCCGAATGATGTAAAATTCAGCTGGTCGCGCCCAGCCGCTCCAGATACGGGCAGTTGCGATGTAAACTTGCCCTCCTTGCCCAACAGTGTTGGCATTCCCAGTTGTGCAGTGCCACACGGTGCCGCAACGGAGAGGTTGGAAATTAGACAAGCAGTCCCTATCCCCTCCCTCACCACCTACGGCCTCATCGCCTTGGCCTTGCTTCTGGCCGGTACGGCGGTGTGGATGTTCCGGAGAAGGAGGGTTAACGTAGCGGTGTAACCTCACCGCCTGACCCCCTCTCCGCATCGGAGAGGGGGGACGCATTATGCGTAGGGCAGGAATCCCCACACTCGGAAACGAGCCCCCCGACCAATCGGGGGGCT is a genomic window containing:
- a CDS encoding IPTL-CTERM sorting domain-containing protein translates to MEIRQAVPIPSLTTYGLIALALLLAGTAVWMFRRRRVNVAV